The Candidatus Methylomirabilota bacterium DNA window GTGATCGACGTCCAGTGGATCGTCCAGTATCGGATCGAGGACCCGGTCCGCTATCTCTTCCGGGTCCGGGAGCCGCAGCAGACGATTCGGGACATCGCCGAGGCCGTCATGCGCCGGATCGTCGGCAACCGGCTGGGCAGCGACGTCCTTACCGTGGGGCGGGTGGCCGTGTCCAGCAAGATGAAGGAGGAGATGCAGACGATCCTGAGCCACTACGAGACCGGCATCCGCCTGGTGACCGTGGAGCTCCAGGACGTGACGCCCCCGGATCCCGTCAAGCCCGCCTTCAACGAGGTGAACGAGGCGCGCCAGGACCGGGAACGGACGATCAACCAGGCCCAGGAGCAGGCCAACCGGGAGATCCCCAAGGCCAGGGGCGAGGCGGCCCGGACAATCACCGAGGCCGAGGGGTACGCCATCGCGCGCGTCAACCGGGCCAACGGAGAGGCCGCGCGATTCGAGGCCATTCTGGAGGAGTACCGGCGGGCCCCGGAGGTCACTCGCCGCCGCCTGTACCTGGAAGCCCTGGGCGCCATCTTGCCCGAGGCGAAGGCTCTGTACATCGTGGACGGCGATCAGAAGGCCCTGGTGCCCTGGCTCCACGTGGAGGCGGGTGACAGGCCCGCCCCAGGAGGGAAACAGCCATGAAGACCGGGCTGAAGGTCGGCCTCGGCATCCTCGCAGTGGTGATCCTCCTCGTGCTCAGCGGAACCTTCTACACCCTGGAGGAGGGCCAGCAGGCGATCATCGTGCAGTTCGGCCGGCCCGTGGGGGCGGCGGTGACCGAGGCGGGCCTGCACTTCAAGCTCCCCTTCGTCCAGGAGGTCCGGCGCTTCGAGAAGCGCCTCCTCATCTGGGACGGCGACCCCAACCAGATCCCCACCAAAGGGCGGGAGTTCATCTGGGTGGACACCACCGCCCGCTGGCGGATCGCCGACGCCAAGAAGTTCCTGGAGAACGTGGCCACCGAGGCCGGAGCCCGGTCCCGCCTGGACGACATCATCGATTCCGTCGTCCGCGACCAGGTTTCCGCCAGCGAGCTGGTCGAGCTGGTCCGGAGCGCCTCGTGGGAGGTCCCCGCGGGAGAGATCCTGGAGGAGGTCCCCGCCGAGGTGCGGGAGGAGTTGAAGAAGGAAGTCAGCCGCGGTCGCGAGGAGATCACCCGGACCATTTTGGCCGAGGCCCGGAGGATCATCCCGCAGTACGGGATCGAGCTGGTGGACGTGCGGATCAAGCGCCTCGACTACGTGGAGAGCGTCCGCGAGAAGGTCTACGCCCGGATGATCTCCGAGCGGAAACGGATCGCCGCCCGCTTCCGGTCGGAGGGAGAAGGCCAGAGTGCCGAGATCCTGGGGACCATGGAGAAAGAGCTGCGCCAGATCCGCTCGGCCGCCTACCGGCGGGCGCAGGAGATCCGTGGAAAGGCGGACGCCAAGGCCACGCGGGTCTATGGCGATGCCTACAATCGCCATCCCGCGTTCTATGCGTTCTCGCGGACCCTCGAGGCCTACAAGGAGACGCAGAACAAGAACTCGGTGCTGATCCTCACGACGGACAGCGAATACTACCGGTACCTGAAGGACGCGGCCGGGCCAGGGCTGGCCCGTTAGCACGGAGGGATCGATGGAGGTGGACTTCGCGCGCCGTGCGCTCCGGGCGGCCAGGCTGGATGCCCAGCTCTTCGAGGAGGTCGAGGACGATCCGCGCGCGACCGCGCAGGCGGCTGGCGTCGTCGTTCTGGCGGCCGTCGCCGCCGGCGTCGGTTCTGGTGCCCGGGGGTTCGGCGAGATCGTCCTGGGAACGGTGGCGGCGCTCGTCAGCTGGTTCGTCTGGGCCTATCTAGCCTACTGGATCGGCACCCGACTGTGGCCCGAGCCGGCGACGCACGCGAGCCATGCCCAGCTCCTGCGCACGGTCGGCTTCGCCAGCGCCCCCGGCGTCCTCCGCGTGCTCGGCGTGATCGGGCCCGTTCGAGGGCTCGTTTTTCTGGTGGCCGGGGTCTGGATGCTGGTGGCGACGGTGATCGCGGTCAGACAGGCGCTTGACTACAAGAGCACGTGGCGGGCGGTCGGCGTCAGCACGATCGGCTGGGTGGTCCAGGCTATCCTGCTCGTGACGGTCCTCTGGCTCCTGGCCGGGCCGGGACGGTCGACGTGAGGCCCCAGCGGGGGCGTACGGATGTTGGCCGCCGGACGACCGGCCTTCGCTCTCCGGCCCCGTGGCACGTTCCTCGCGGCCGACATGTACGGCTGCGCGTTACACCCCGCTCCCGCCGCCGGATAATGGAGGACGATCTCGATGCGAACGCCGATCCGGACCACCCCCTACGCCGTCGAGCGCTGGGCTTCGCGCCTCCGCTACCTCCGGTGGCTCGACGCGCTCGTTGCCTGGCTCGCGGCCTGGGCGGTCCTGGCGGCTGCGCTCGACGTCAGTCCCGACACGCAAGCCGGCCTCGCCGCCGTGGCGACCGGCCTCTTGGCGCTGGTCCCTCCCATCCGGCTCCGCTGGCGTCCGGTGAGCGCCTGGGTCGGGCTGGCGATGAGCGGGGGGCTCGGCCCGGGCGACCGGGCCTGGTACGTCGTCCCGGGACGCGCCGAGCCGGTGGTCGTGACCGCACGGCGCGGTTTCCGCCTCGTCGTCGCCGGCCTCGACCACGGCCGAGCTGAGGGGATCGAGGTCCGGCGTACGCGGGTACTCCTGCTGCCGGACCCCTGACGGAGCCGGCGGCTCATGACCCGGCCTCAGCTACGGCGACGAACGGTCGCTATGCATCGGACGCGACCAAGCATGCTGAGCCCAAAACCGGCGCGCGCCCTTCCTGGTGGATTGGCAGCAAGCGGAGAAGATGGAGATGCGGTGATGGCCCGAAGCGCGAGCCCAGCACACGCCCGACCGGCGCCTCTGCTGCTGCTTTCCCTCCTCACGCTCCTGGTGGGCTGCGCCAGCACCCCCGATGTCTCGGCGAGGGCGAGCCGCGGTGACCTCGACCAGCTGCGAGGCGAGATCGAGCGGCTCACGACGAGCGCGGAGCTCGCCAGACAGCAGCAAGAAACGATTCGGGTCGCGCTGGCCGGGCTCATCCGTGAACAGGCTGCCGAAGGGACGCGCCAGAGCGCCATGCTCGCGCAGCGTCTCGACACGCTTTCGGCGACGCTGGGCGAGTTGGCGGCACGGGTCGAGGCATTGGCAACGAGCTTCGACCGCGTCGCGGCCCGGAGTGAACTGGAGGCCCTGACCCACGCGCTCACCGCGCTCACGGCGCGGGTCGACGAGATCAATGCGCGGATTGCCGCGCGCGAGAGCTCGCCCGGCGTGGCCGAGGCGGCTCCCGGCCTCTCCGTGATGCCGCCGGCGCCGGCGGCCATGATCTCGACGAGTCCGCCCACCGATCTTCGACCGGGCACCGAGTCGACCCCGCGAGATCTCTACCAGGCGGCCTACCTGGATTTCAGTCGAGGGAATTACGCGCTCGCGATCGGCGGCTTTCGGGAGTTCGTGCGGCGTCATCCCGACGATGAGGTCGCGGACAACGCGCAGTACTGGATCGGGGAGGCCTATCTCAGCCTCGCGCACCGGTATCAGGATGCGGGGGAGCTGGAGCGGACTGACCAGGCGCTCAAGGAAGCGGCGCAGGCGTTTCACGACGTCGCGGAGCGTTATCCGGGCGCCGACAAGGTGCCGGCCGCTCTGTACAAGGAAGCGCTGGTGCTGCTCGAGCTCCAGCAGCCGGCGCCCGCTCACGACCGGCTCGAGTATCTGGTCGAAAAGTTTCCCACGACACCGGAAGCGCGTTTGGCGCGCGAGCGTGTGGCGGACCCAGCGGAGCGCTGAGCGCGGCGAGCAGGGAGGTCCCAATGAAGACGGCCACGATGGGGGTGATAGCGGGATTGCTGCTGGGAGGCCTGGTGGGATTCCTGTGGTGGGGCGTTCCGCTCCGGCAAATGCGGGAGGAAGTGCAGGCCCTGAAGGGCCAACAGGTCGCGGCCGAGGTGGCGCGCGAGGAGCGGAAAGCGGTGGAGTCGAGGCTGAAGAGGACCGAAGAGGAGCTTCGTTCGGAAAAGGATCGTCGCTCGAAGCTCGAGGATATCCTGAGTCGCGGACGAAAGTAGGGGCTCGATGCCACGCCGTGAGCGCCCGGAGCGGGGAGTAGCCTGCTTGCCGGTGCGGGTCAGGAGGTGGGCATGAACGGCGTGGATCCCACCGAAGCACTGACTGGGTCTTCGAAGCGGACGATGGCTCGATGGGGATCGAGCGGTTCCATCCTCGAGGGCGTGGGAGCTGTTTGCCAGTGCCTAGCGCGACGCTCCCTCTATGCGCCATCGGCGTATCGCCCCCCAAGGGGAGAAGACTATGTAGCAGCAGTCGAGTCAATGCTCAGGTCCTGAGCAAGCTGGGTAAGGTTCGCGGTATCCTTGCACGGCATTACAAGGCACCGTCCGTGGGTAATGGGGTGCGTTATGCCCATCGAGAGGACAGCCGCCAGTAACAATCTCATCGAGGTCCTTGACCGGGTCCTCGACAAGGGCATCGTGATCGACGCGTGGGTGCGTGTGTCGCTGGTCGGCATCGATCTCATCACCATCCAGGCGCGCGTGGTCGTGGCGTCTATCGAGACCTACCTCAAGCACTCCGAGGCCCTTGCCCAGGCTGGAGCTGGTTCGCATCCGATCGCCCGAGCCGAAGAAACGAGGGCGCCGAGAAGGACCAGGCGCAAATCCACTCCGAGGATCCGCCCATGAAGGCGATGGTGCTCAAGGAGTTCGGCAAACCCCTCTCCTGGCAGGAGGTGCCGGAGCCGAAGATCGGCGCTCGTCAGGTCCTCGTCCAATCCAAGGCCAACGGCCTGTGCGCGACCGATCTCAAGATCGTGGACGGGCTCGTGAAGTCGGTCAAGCCGCCCCTGCTGCTCGGCCACGAGAGCGCGGGGGTCGTGGTCGAGGTGGGGAGCGAGGTCGAGTCCGTCCGCCCGGGCGACCGGGTGGTGATGGTGGCCAAGCAAACATGTAGTCGCTGCCGCATGTGCCGGGCCGGCCACGAGGAGATGTGCCTGCACTCGCCGGGGCGGATGGGGTTCGAGATCGACGGCGGCTTCGGCGAGCTCGTCGCCGTCGCGGACCGCAACCTCGTCAAGGTCGGCCCCCACGTCTCGATGGAGGCGGCCTCCCTGATCGGGGGGACGCTCGGCTCCCCCCTCCATGCCATCCGCATGGCCCGCGTCGATCTGGGCGAGACGGCGGTCGTGTTCGGGCTGGGCGGCCTCGGCCTCCACGCGCTGCAGATC harbors:
- the hflK gene encoding FtsH protease activity modulator HflK produces the protein VIDVQWIVQYRIEDPVRYLFRVREPQQTIRDIAEAVMRRIVGNRLGSDVLTVGRVAVSSKMKEEMQTILSHYETGIRLVTVELQDVTPPDPVKPAFNEVNEARQDRERTINQAQEQANREIPKARGEAARTITEAEGYAIARVNRANGEAARFEAILEEYRRAPEVTRRRLYLEALGAILPEAKALYIVDGDQKALVPWLHVEAGDRPAPGGKQP
- the hflC gene encoding protease modulator HflC; its protein translation is MKTGLKVGLGILAVVILLVLSGTFYTLEEGQQAIIVQFGRPVGAAVTEAGLHFKLPFVQEVRRFEKRLLIWDGDPNQIPTKGREFIWVDTTARWRIADAKKFLENVATEAGARSRLDDIIDSVVRDQVSASELVELVRSASWEVPAGEILEEVPAEVREELKKEVSRGREEITRTILAEARRIIPQYGIELVDVRIKRLDYVESVREKVYARMISERKRIAARFRSEGEGQSAEILGTMEKELRQIRSAAYRRAQEIRGKADAKATRVYGDAYNRHPAFYAFSRTLEAYKETQNKNSVLILTTDSEYYRYLKDAAGPGLAR
- a CDS encoding YIP1 family protein, translated to MEVDFARRALRAARLDAQLFEEVEDDPRATAQAAGVVVLAAVAAGVGSGARGFGEIVLGTVAALVSWFVWAYLAYWIGTRLWPEPATHASHAQLLRTVGFASAPGVLRVLGVIGPVRGLVFLVAGVWMLVATVIAVRQALDYKSTWRAVGVSTIGWVVQAILLVTVLWLLAGPGRST
- a CDS encoding tetratricopeptide repeat protein — protein: MLSPKPARALPGGLAASGEDGDAVMARSASPAHARPAPLLLLSLLTLLVGCASTPDVSARASRGDLDQLRGEIERLTTSAELARQQQETIRVALAGLIREQAAEGTRQSAMLAQRLDTLSATLGELAARVEALATSFDRVAARSELEALTHALTALTARVDEINARIAARESSPGVAEAAPGLSVMPPAPAAMISTSPPTDLRPGTESTPRDLYQAAYLDFSRGNYALAIGGFREFVRRHPDDEVADNAQYWIGEAYLSLAHRYQDAGELERTDQALKEAAQAFHDVAERYPGADKVPAALYKEALVLLELQQPAPAHDRLEYLVEKFPTTPEARLARERVADPAER
- the gvpA gene encoding gas vesicle structural protein GvpA, yielding MPIERTAASNNLIEVLDRVLDKGIVIDAWVRVSLVGIDLITIQARVVVASIETYLKHSEALAQAGAGSHPIARAEETRAPRRTRRKSTPRIRP
- a CDS encoding alcohol dehydrogenase catalytic domain-containing protein, giving the protein MKAMVLKEFGKPLSWQEVPEPKIGARQVLVQSKANGLCATDLKIVDGLVKSVKPPLLLGHESAGVVVEVGSEVESVRPGDRVVMVAKQTCSRCRMCRAGHEEMCLHSPGRMGFEIDGGFGELVAVADRNLVKVGPHVSMEAASLIGGTLGSPLHAIRMARVDLGETAVVFGLGGLGLHALQILRHLGASVIGVDVKEEKLEKARELGALDTINALRADPVKTVLGLTNGVGADLALEIVGGDAVPPVIQQCVDLLRPGGRLVILGYHYEQTVPIDPAQLVYRWLQIIASHNHSVRDVADAASLVNDGRVKAVISGTAPMREANEALAQLRAG